Genomic window (Pirellulaceae bacterium):
GGAAAGAGAGCGAGGCGCGAGAGTTCATCTACGACCACTTTTGGACAGTTGACAAGGTGATTGAACGGAAGCCGATCGCCTTTGATTTTGTCACCGGCCCCTGGCATCACATCGTCTTTTTCCGTCTCGAGAATGGGCTCGCTGATGCGGAATTTACAAACACCGCACAGGTACCGAAGTGGCTGAAACAGTTTGAAAAACAGGAGGGAGGTTCGGAAGCAGCGGCGAAATCACAAGCGCACTTTGACGCGATGATTGATGAAACCGTTTCAGGGGTGTTCAAGATACCCTCCGATGACGTGGAGGCAATTGAAAATGCCTACTCCTACAACTCCAAGAAAAACTTCTTTCGTGTCGTGTTCGCCAACTACAAGGCGAGTAAGGAGCCGGCTGCCACGAAGATGATCATGGAACAGTTAAGGACGGCACGGCTGAAAACCGGCCGATTGGTTGTACCACTTTTCTCTGTTGCGGGACCTTACGATCACATCGTTTTCGTTCACCTTGATCCCTCAAGCCTCGACAACATTATTGCTGACAGCCAGGACGCAGATTGGGTCAAGGCGATGGGGGGTGCAGAAAAGACGGCGAAAGCACAAAGCATCTATAGTGATTATCTCCAACAGGTTGTTCGAGAGATCGCTGTTGGTAGCTGGTACGACGGTAGGGCCGCCAAACAGTAAACACTTGCGATGACGAAAACGGAACGACGCGTTAAATGGAAGCGGCGTCTCATTTACATTCCGCGCTTGCTTGCTGCGGGCGTTACGTCACTCAAAATCGAAGGTCGACTTAAGAGTCCAGAATATGTCGCCAGCGTCACGCAGCACTATCGAGCTGCCATTGATGCAACGCTTGCAGATCGCTTTATTCAACTTTCAGATGCGCAAGCGGAAGAAATGGAATTGACGTTCTCACGAGGTTTTTCGCCCGGCCGTTTGGAAGGCTGCGACCACAAACGCTTGGTTCCTGGTCTGAGTTCTGCAAAGCGGGGTGTCAACGTTGGCGTCGTGACTCGCGTTGTT
Coding sequences:
- a CDS encoding U32 family peptidase produces the protein MTKTERRVKWKRRLIYIPRLLAAGVTSLKIEGRLKSPEYVASVTQHYRAAIDATLADRFIQLSDAQAEEMELTFSRGFSPGRLEGCDHKRLVPGLSSAKRGVNVGVVTRVVSGRVMVRLHRRLKAGEGIMFDVGLP